The Moorena producens PAL-8-15-08-1 genomic interval CCTGTGAGCATCCTGCCTTGCGAGTTCTTGTAGTTGACGACCATGAATTAACTCGATATAGCCTTCAGTTAGCATTTTCTGCTCAGGAGAATATTGAGATAGTTGCTCTTGCTAGTAACGGGAAAGAAGCCATTGATATGGTAGAGTGCCATCGCCCGGATGTTATAGTACTTGATCTACAAATGCCTATGATGGATGGTCTCAGTGCAGCCACCCGGATCAAAAGTCTAGAGCCAGACACGAAAATTATTGCCTACTCTTCAGTAGAAGACCCCCAAATTGAGGTGATGAGCCAAACTGCTCCCGTTGATATCTTCTGTAGGAAAGATGTTGCCACTTCAGATCTAATTAATTTAGTTAGGAAAATGGGGAGGGATAAAGTTAACTGTCTACAACCACTAGCTAAAATCAGCTGAGAAACGAAAACTATAATAAGGCGCTGCTAAACTAAGGAATTATGCAATTATATTCAGCTGATTTCCCGGTTACCTAATTATCCTCAATTATTCCATTAATCAGCAACGCCAATTTTTTTAGGAATCAGTTAGCCTTTCTATTCGGGGAAAGTACGCTTAAATTCATCGATTAGGTCATCGAGCTCTTCGAGAGCCTGATTAACGTCAATTCTGAGGGTTCCCAAATCGGGTTGCTCCAGAAGCCGTAACAAGGATTCCCGTTTACTCGTGATTAAGGTAATTCGCTCCTTAATTTTTTCCAACTCCATATTTTGGCTGTCTCTTATCTACAAGAATTTTATGATAACGATCAGATTTTATCATAAAAAGGGGGAATAAGGTATTTAAGAGAAAGACTTGGTGCATTGATTACTTCATTCTTACTTACCTAGACTCATCAATATCCGTCAAGCCAGTAATCAGAGTATTAGAGTATTGGGTTCATGTAATGATGGGAAGATGGGGGATAGGGCAGATAGGAGTGGATAAAATTCACCCAAAACCATATATTGGTAATTTTGTCAACTTCTATGACTTGACCACCACTCTATGATAATAAAACTGGAGTTATTTCTGTTACATAGCTAAATAATGTTACCCCGAACTTCCCTAGGAACTGTAGGTCTAGTCATTGGTGGATTACTGACCGTAATCGGCTTTGTTGCCTACGCCACCGATAATGCCACCCTCAATCTAGTGGGATTCTTTTATGGAATTCCGATTCTACTAGGAGGTCTTGCCCTCAAAGCTGCCGAGTTAAAGCCTGTGGAATTAAGCCAACCAACAATTCCTGAAGTCCTGACGCTGCGAGAGCAAAGCGCCACCCCAATCCAAAACCAGATTCGCAAAGACGTAATGCGATATCGCTATGGTCAAGAAGCCCATCTAGATAGTTCCTTGGAAAGCCTTGGTTTATCTCCTACTGATGAAGAAAGACCTGTGTTGATGGGGTTACGAGAAACTTCGGTGGATGGTGCTTATGCCTTAATTCTCGAATTTGACTCCCCACTAATTCCTTTTGAGACTTGGCTCAAAAAGCAGGAAAAACTGGAAAACTTCTTTGGACCTGGTATTAGAGTAGATTTAACCGAACTTGAAGAAGACCAGGTGGATGTAGCACTAGTGGCAATACCGGAAGAAACCACCAGCGTCTAAAGACCTTACCTTTGAAGCTCCCCGCTGTTACCTAGACGGGGATTCTTAGTTCAAACAGTCGCTCATATACCAACCCGTGACGCTGAGCGCCGATTTGTTACCTAGACATCGGCGCTCAGCGCTGCTGTTCTGTTGTCGGTATAGTTTTTAGAGGCGGACTACATACCACTGTAAATACTCTCCAGGTCCTACATCTAATTCACAGCTGGTCTCCATCAAATACTGTCCTTGCTCCTCTAAAGAGGTCAAATGCTGCAAATCCCTTGGCAAATCATCCTGACGATTTGCCAAGATTGCCATTAACTTTGACTTTAACTCCATTGCAGTCAGAATCACCTCTGGCTGATTAGTTTCGAGAACTACATACCCATCTTCCTGGAACATTATAGAATTAGGCATATCTTAGATCAAATCTGCTTTCTTCCTTCGTTTATAATCTTAGGATGTTTGTGATTTTTTGGGTCTTTGTGGTAACTAAAAAACTATTCATTTGCAAACCTATTCCCGTGCCAGCTACAAAACCCTGATCGATATGTTTCTATCTCTCAACTACGAGCCAGCCTTAGAATCCCTCGGATATGACTATTTTGACGAAGTAGCAGCAGCAGAATTTCCTAGGCATATCCTGCGGTTTCGTAACGACCAATTGTTACCCCGTATTGGATTAAATCCCCAAGACACTAACGACCAAGACTTTATCCAAGCTTTCGGTAAATTTCAGGGAGTTCGACCTTTTTTAGCCCTGCGCTACCACGGCTATCAATTTGGTGAATATAACCCTAGACTAGGGGATGGCAGAGGTTTTCTCTATGGTCAAGTAAGAGGTATTGATGGGGAACTTTACGACTTCGGTACCAAAGGCTCTGGCACCACACCCTACTCCCGAACTGCTGATGGTAGACTGACCCTCAAAGGAGGGGTGCGGGAAGTACTTGCAGCTGAAGCGTTGCACCATCTTGGAGTTTTAACCTCCCGCTGTCTGAGCCTGATTGAAACTGGAGAGCAACTGTGGCGAGGTGATGAACCTTCTCCAACTCGCTCATCAGTTATAGTACGTTTTAGCCGTTCCCATATCCGGTTTGGTACCTTTGAGCGACTGCATTACTTTAAGCGTCCGGATTTAATCAAGAAGCTATTAGACCATGTGATTGAGCAGTACTACCCAAGCATAATCCCCCTAAAGGAGGATAACAAACAGGAGCAGTATGCTCAGTTTTACGCTGAGTTGGTGGAACGAGTGGCTCGATTAGCAGCCCAGTGGATGGCAGCGGGTTTTTGTCACGCTGTCTTAAATACCGACAATATGTCGATTACTGGAGAAAGTTTTGATTATGGACCATTCGCCTTTATCCCCACCTATGACCCTAAGTTTACCGCTGCTTACTTTGACTATTACAGGCGCTATAGTTACGGCAATCAACCTGGAATTTGTCAGTTAAATTTAGAAATGCTTCAGCAACCGTTAGGGATGGTAATCCCAACATCGGAGATGGAAGCAGGTTTAGCCGAGTTTGGTAAACATTATTACCGCAATTATCGGCACTTGATGCTGAATAAACTGGGATTTGAACAGTTGCCAGAGTCGGAAGAGTCAGAGTTATTGAGGTTAACGATTCAGTTCCTGCAAGATACTCAGGTTGGTTATCACGCTTTCTTTGCTGAATTAGCCCAACAGTTTGATAAGAGTTGGCGAGATGATGTTACTCAGATAATGAGCCGAGAATCTTTTTGGGAGTCAGATGCTCAGTATTCATCCCTAGCAGATTGGCGCAATTTATACCACCACCTTTTACAAAATTTATCAGTTGATCAGCTTAAGGATATGTCAACACTTTTGCGAGATAAGAATCCGCACACTGCTTTACTCAGACCTGTAATTGAGGCAGTTTGGGAGCCAATTACTCAGGAAGATAATTGGGAGCCGTTTTATGAGTTGATCAGCAAACTACAAGCTAAACAATGAAACAGTGATTAGTTTCAAGCTGAGGCAAGAACCATTTATCTGAATTTAATTTAATTCAAATTAAGATTGTTGACATTTCCATTAACTTCTGGTAAGACTCCTGACGGTCTAGGAGATGACACTGGAGCTAATGGTATCTCTAGCAGCGGTCGATTTAGAGCAATCCTGAGGGGTTCTGCTTTTGGCAATGGAGTTGGGTTAGTGGCCATCTGTGGCACTGGTGAGGGTCCATTAGGCACAATCATCGAAACCGCACCGACAAACATGGCAGCAAGGGCAGCACCACCCCAAACAAATTTTCGGCGATTCCGGCGGCGGTCAATTTTTGAGAAAACTTGCTGTGCCAGTTCTTGAGCTGGTTGCTCTGTTTGTGGGACGGGCATGGCTCGGAATGCCTGACGTAGCATCAGCAGTCGATTGTATAATCGTTTGGCCTCTGGGTCAGTTGCCAATAGCTGCTGCACATCAGAGCGCTCTGCTGATGTTACTTCCCCATCAACGTAGGCACTGATTAATTGAAAGCGATCGCGTTTGAGGGAATCCATATCTTTGGCAGATTCCTGCCCATAAGTGTTATCAGGGTTAAATTTAGAGGTCATTTTCTCATCACCAACGAGTCATCGTAAACTCCCCACACTAGATCTCCCATATTTTTTCTATTAAGGGAATAACCAATAAAGGAAATCCGGCGCTTTAGATAAAGATTTGAACAAGCTTGTCTTCTCAAATTATGGGCTTTAGATAAAGATCTGATTAAGCAAGCCTTGTAAAGATTTGATATATTATTAAGTAACTATACTGATGTTTAGGAATCTAGATAAGCTTGCAGGTGAGATTGCAATCTCGCTCTTGCTCTAGCAATTCTAGACTTAACGGTTCCGAGAGAAGCGCCAGTAATTTCGGCAATTTCTTCATAAGCCATACCTTCGATTTCCCTAAGGATGATGGTAGTACGAAACACTTCTGGCAACTCTGATATTGCCTTGTGCAGTTGCTCATAAAACTCTCTGGTCGTCATATCTTCTTCTGGACCAGGCTCTGCTGAAGCAATTTCCCAATCCATATCGCCATCATCCATATGACGTGGTGCATCCAGAGACAGGGGGTGGGCTACCCGCTTGCGTTTGCGGAGCTCATCATAGAAAAGATTGGTGGCAATACGGCTTAACCAACCTTTGAACTTGACTGGTTCATTAAGTCGTTTAATATTACGGTAAACCCTAATCCAGACCTCTTGGGCTAAATCGGAGCGATCTTGCCAGTCTGGTGCTAAGTGATACAAAATCTTATCCACGTGGGACTGATACCGACGTAGTAGCTCAGCAAAGGCTGTGCGGTCAGGATTCATACCTTCCTGACAGCGTAAAACCAAATCATAGTTAGAGAGTTTCTCAGGTTGCACCGGCACTTGAGGAAGTGTTACCTCTGTTGACCAGGATAGAGAAATTGGTTGACTCATGATTGGAATAGCTTCTAAAACTTTCTTCCTCTCATTGACTCCCAACTTCTGCGATTGGTTCCCGCTCATCGAGCACTAGTCTATCTTACATTTTCACGCTTGTAGTGGACTGAGCCAGCAAACAGCCAATTAACTATTAAATTAACTAGTCATTTCCAATTAATTAACTATTAAATAAATTAATTATGGCCATAAGCAACTCAATTAACACTAGCTTAATGATATTTTGCTTTGGGTCAGCAGGATTGTTAATCTCAGCTAAACTACCACAGCTTAAGCTGAAGCAACTTACACCTGAGATTAGCCAGGTCTTGCCAGCAACCTCTCGGTTGACCATAGCACGACTCGATACAGATAAGACGCTGACAAAAACCTCTTCAGTATACCCAGAACTGGAACCGTTGTCATCCGAAAAAACAGCCTCAGATCTGATAAAACCTCAGGTAACGCTAAAGAGACTGAAATCAAAAATTCCCAAGGTTTTACCAGCCACCTCTTATTTTACTGATGCAATTGCTGCTATTACTTACCAGGTAGTTGTGGATTTGAGTGATACTACGGTCTACTTGTACTGGGGAGAACAATTGCTCCAGAGCCACCCAATTGCTATTGGTAAACCCGGTTGGGATACACCCACTGGCAGTTTCAAAATTATTCGCAAACAACCCAACCCTATTTGGAAAGAACCGATTACTGGTGAACTCATACCTCCTGGACCTGATAATCCTTTAGGAGAAAGGTGGATTGGTTTTTGGTCTGACGGACACCATCAAATCGGGCTTCATGGCACTGATGAAGAAGAGCTAATCGGCAAAGCGGTTTCCCACGGCTGCTTACGGATGCTCAACCAGGATATTAAACAGTTGTATGAGCAGGTCAGTCTAGGAACACCAGTAATTGTGAGAAATTAAACATCTCAACGCCAAAAATTGTACTTTAAAATTTTTTTTTACCATAACCTGTTAACATTGACTCAACGTAATCCATGTAATCCATTTGAGCGCTGAGGCTTGGGCTCAAAGCCTGGTGCACAGCCCTCTAACATACTACTAATCTGTCCCATCAGATCTTTGCTGGTTTTTTTGCGGATTGCTTGGCGATCAGCGCCAAAATCAGGTCGCTCTAGGTATTTGGCTATGGCATCCTTGACTTGATTGTTAATTAAATCCATTAGGTCTTGCTTTGCTCTTTTACGCTGGTATTGAGCACCTTTTTCGGTAGTGGCATAGAGAGGGGGCAGTCTATTGAGGGCATAGGCAGCAATATCTCCTACCTCCAGAAAGCGATCGCTCTTGTCTTCTATCTTGGTAACTTGATCAATTGCTTCGCTTAATACCAACTCTTCCATGACATTGATAAACTGCTTGCGAGCAACTGTAACCACCTCACCAGATAGCAGCGCCCCCATCAGCTTGTCTAATGCCATATATTCTTCTATGGAGAGTTCCGAAGCTGTGTCACAAAGGCGACCGACCTCACTCTCCATCAGGGGAGTTAAGTAGCCATCTTTCAACGCTTTTTCTACAATTTGCTCAATTCTCATGAGTAGATTTAATAGCTATTGATTTAATGGTCAAAATAATTAATAGTAT includes:
- a CDS encoding late competence development ComFB family protein, with amino-acid sequence MRIEQIVEKALKDGYLTPLMESEVGRLCDTASELSIEEYMALDKLMGALLSGEVVTVARKQFINVMEELVLSEAIDQVTKIEDKSDRFLEVGDIAAYALNRLPPLYATTEKGAQYQRKRAKQDLMDLINNQVKDAIAKYLERPDFGADRQAIRKKTSKDLMGQISSMLEGCAPGFEPKPQRSNGLHGLR
- a CDS encoding response regulator, translated to MFSCEHPALRVLVVDDHELTRYSLQLAFSAQENIEIVALASNGKEAIDMVECHRPDVIVLDLQMPMMDGLSAATRIKSLEPDTKIIAYSSVEDPQIEVMSQTAPVDIFCRKDVATSDLINLVRKMGRDKVNCLQPLAKIS
- a CDS encoding anti-sigma factor family protein, giving the protein MTSKFNPDNTYGQESAKDMDSLKRDRFQLISAYVDGEVTSAERSDVQQLLATDPEAKRLYNRLLMLRQAFRAMPVPQTEQPAQELAQQVFSKIDRRRNRRKFVWGGAALAAMFVGAVSMIVPNGPSPVPQMATNPTPLPKAEPLRIALNRPLLEIPLAPVSSPRPSGVLPEVNGNVNNLNLN
- a CDS encoding protein adenylyltransferase SelO produces the protein MIDMFLSLNYEPALESLGYDYFDEVAAAEFPRHILRFRNDQLLPRIGLNPQDTNDQDFIQAFGKFQGVRPFLALRYHGYQFGEYNPRLGDGRGFLYGQVRGIDGELYDFGTKGSGTTPYSRTADGRLTLKGGVREVLAAEALHHLGVLTSRCLSLIETGEQLWRGDEPSPTRSSVIVRFSRSHIRFGTFERLHYFKRPDLIKKLLDHVIEQYYPSIIPLKEDNKQEQYAQFYAELVERVARLAAQWMAAGFCHAVLNTDNMSITGESFDYGPFAFIPTYDPKFTAAYFDYYRRYSYGNQPGICQLNLEMLQQPLGMVIPTSEMEAGLAEFGKHYYRNYRHLMLNKLGFEQLPESEESELLRLTIQFLQDTQVGYHAFFAELAQQFDKSWRDDVTQIMSRESFWESDAQYSSLADWRNLYHHLLQNLSVDQLKDMSTLLRDKNPHTALLRPVIEAVWEPITQEDNWEPFYELISKLQAKQ
- a CDS encoding DUF2854 domain-containing protein translates to MLPRTSLGTVGLVIGGLLTVIGFVAYATDNATLNLVGFFYGIPILLGGLALKAAELKPVELSQPTIPEVLTLREQSATPIQNQIRKDVMRYRYGQEAHLDSSLESLGLSPTDEERPVLMGLRETSVDGAYALILEFDSPLIPFETWLKKQEKLENFFGPGIRVDLTELEEDQVDVALVAIPEETTSV
- a CDS encoding L,D-transpeptidase; the encoded protein is MAISNSINTSLMIFCFGSAGLLISAKLPQLKLKQLTPEISQVLPATSRLTIARLDTDKTLTKTSSVYPELEPLSSEKTASDLIKPQVTLKRLKSKIPKVLPATSYFTDAIAAITYQVVVDLSDTTVYLYWGEQLLQSHPIAIGKPGWDTPTGSFKIIRKQPNPIWKEPITGELIPPGPDNPLGERWIGFWSDGHHQIGLHGTDEEELIGKAVSHGCLRMLNQDIKQLYEQVSLGTPVIVRN
- a CDS encoding sigma-70 family RNA polymerase sigma factor, which translates into the protein MSQPISLSWSTEVTLPQVPVQPEKLSNYDLVLRCQEGMNPDRTAFAELLRRYQSHVDKILYHLAPDWQDRSDLAQEVWIRVYRNIKRLNEPVKFKGWLSRIATNLFYDELRKRKRVAHPLSLDAPRHMDDGDMDWEIASAEPGPEEDMTTREFYEQLHKAISELPEVFRTTIILREIEGMAYEEIAEITGASLGTVKSRIARARARLQSHLQAYLDS
- a CDS encoding chlororespiratory reduction protein 7, with product MPNSIMFQEDGYVVLETNQPEVILTAMELKSKLMAILANRQDDLPRDLQHLTSLEEQGQYLMETSCELDVGPGEYLQWYVVRL